One Grus americana isolate bGruAme1 chromosome Z, bGruAme1.mat, whole genome shotgun sequence DNA window includes the following coding sequences:
- the LOC129199615 gene encoding protein FAM240B-like has product MSENTNFRRRKMGGQDAEGLKNFWEKVIQEQTKQREGEESRLSKSALNKLRREWTLRLEGRARQVQAHKKTQKEQMTLLSIGDLPSPDKTVA; this is encoded by the exons atgagcGAGAATACCAACTTTAGACGCCGCAAGATGGGTGGTCAAGATGCAGAAGGGCTGAAGAACTTCTGGGAAAAAGTCATCCAAGAGCAAACTAAGCAACGAGAAGGTGAAGAGTCTAGGTTAAGCAAAAGCGCCCTGAACAA ACTCCGCCGCGAATGGACTCTGCGACTGGAAGGCCGAGCAAGGCAGGTCCAGGCGCACaagaaaacgcagaaagaacaGATGACGCTGCTGTCCATTGGGGATCTTCCCTCGCCAGATAAAACTGTTGCTTAA